Part of the Triticum urartu cultivar G1812 chromosome 2, Tu2.1, whole genome shotgun sequence genome, CAACTGCATCTTCTATTTTTTCATGCCATTTGCAAGTGGACTCTCGACTTGCAACCGGGTTCCTTTTTTTCATGCCACTTGCAAGTGGACCCTCGAGTTGCAACCAGGTCTTGTTTTTTTATGCCACTTGCAAGTGGCCCCTCGACTTGCAACCGAGTTCCTTTGTTTTTCATGCCACTTGCAAGTGGACCTTCAACTTGCAACCAGGTCTTCTTTTTTGATGCCACTTGCAAGTGGACCCTCGACTAGCACCGGGACCCTTTCTTTTTGATGCCACTTGCAAGTGGACCCTCAACTTGCAACCGGGTCTTCATTTTTTCATGCCACTTGCAAGTGGACCCTCGACTTGCAACCGGGTTTTCTGTTTTGATGCCACTTGCAAGTGGAGCCTCGACTTGCAACTGGGTTTTATGTTTTGATGCCACTTGCAAGTGGAGCCTCAAGGTGCAACCGGAATTGAATTGTTACTCACAACATCCAGAACGTTTTGATGATGTTCTAAACTGATGGACCAGATAGGCGAATGGGTAAGGTGGAATCATCTGCAGAAAATTAGCTCCATTGCCTTGCATTTGAGAAAGCCTCGGGTCAAACACCATTCCCAGGGTACTGGGAGCGCACATGCTACGATCAAAACATACAGGTAAGTTTATCTTTGTTTCTGCCCTCAATCAGATTTTTCTAAGCTGGATCGTACCTGAGTACCAATGTAGTCGCGTGCATAGATACCTTCATTTGCTACAAATGCAATGTTACAATGAATCAAAACTTTTGTTGGAATAGATATTCAAAAAGTTTATGCTTGTGTTTTGTATGTGAAGACTGAAAGTTGTAGCTGCTTTTTTTTTTCAACATAAGATTTTGATCAGATGTAGGCTCCTATTTTTTACATCAGTTATAGTTGTCATCACTTTTATGGTGAAGACTAAAAGTTGAACCACAACctgatacacaccatttttttaCCTTAAAACATGCAAATCGCTGTTATATGATCTTATTTTTTGCTTACTAGATATATgaacttttttttatttttctgtcaaCATGATACAACACACTGTGATTTAGTTATCTAAGGAATTCTAACACAGTTGATTGCAGTTAATTTCAAagttttctctctctttttttagtTGAGAATGGAGTGTTTCATTTATAGAATAAGCAATTTTTCCTAACAAGTTAAGTATGCTTTGTCATTTACTCCAGTCTGCAGATTTGTATGGATGGAACTATGAATGTGATTGCTTATGGCCATTTTGTCATCATGCATTTCCCCCATTCTGAATATAAATTCCCTTCTCAACAATGCAAAAGACAGTCATTTTTCAGACTTTATTGCCTGATCAGTTTATGAAACTACATCAAATTTTCCTACACTATAATACACTGACTTGTACTTATTAATTGGCAAAGCACCAAAATTTTGTTTGTCTTCTCTTACACATATACTTTGTTTTTAGCCTTGTTTTTTTGATTGAGAGAACAAGACAACAGATCTTGAACCGGTGCCAGCCAACTGATGTGCGTTTTTCCTACACACCAGCCTCTGTTTGTTTCTCCCATCAACAGATGGAAAAAGAGAGGTCAAAAGTATATACAAGGTTGTACAAGACCAGCCTCTATATGTTCCTCATTTGGAACAGAATTTAAGATTGTACACTATAATACACTGTGATTCTTTGTCAATACACTGTGATTCCCTATGTTTCTAAAGTATGTACAAAAGCTGCATAAACCCTCGCTAGGTTTTATTTTCCCAGCCACCAAAACTCATTCTACAAGCAAGCAAGTGTTTTCTGCGGACAAACAAAGCCCAGTCCTTTTCTTTTGTCAAACAAACAAACAGGCAAATAATAAGTCCAACAAACAAGGCCCAGGAGGGGGGGTAGTTGGGTTGGGGGGGTTGGGGGGGAGGGACAAAACAATACAAGTCAAAACATACAAACAAGTCCAGGTGGAGGAGGGGATCGGGAGCAAACAGTTTGTTTTGTTTGTCAACGAGAGCAGTTTCTAGAGGTGACGTCACATTTAGATGTGAGATATTAtctcacatctagatgtgacatagacAGACCCGTTAAAAAAATCCTCGCATTAATCCGCCGCAAATCACAGAATCGCCGAAGACTCCCGCACATCTCCGCCGGCGAAACCCTAGCGGCGGCCGGCGATGGGGGAGTACGCGGCGGTCAAGACGTCGGTGTGGTGGGACATCGAGAACTGCGCCGTCCCGCGCAGCTGCGACCCCCAGCTCATCGTCCAGAACATGAGCTCAGCCCTCGCCACCGCCGGCTACCGCGGCCCCATCTCCGTCTCCGCCTATGGGGACACCCACCAAATTGCCCACAACGTCCAGCACGCCCTCTCCAGCACCGGCGTCTCCCTCCACCACGTCCCCGCCGGTACCCCTTCTCCTCCTTACGTACGGCCAGTAGCTCTGCTTTTTCACTTTTGTCAATGGTCCGTCTCTCTGGTGAACTGATTGCTGGGATGTTCGATTGAGACAGATGCTTCTGAGTGGGTATGGTTGATGGATGTGGCGTAATTTTGGACAATACTAGTGGAATCTTAGGGTCCCTGATTTGGGGTGTGCTTCCTCTAATTGATTTCAGTCTCGTGGTTTCTCTTTTTAGGAACAGGTCAGCTTTATTTGATTACGAAATAATGCTCTGACACTCATGAACACACCACAACTCGGCTCACACTTATCTAAGTGTGCTAAACAATGTGCGGCCTGGTTGCTCACCCATGGGAGGCAGTGTAGGAGCTATGTAGGATCCttggggggtgggggggggggggcaaacaTAAATATGGATGTTTAGCAGGCCAAAAGACAATTTTTCCTAATCTTCCTCTTCCCCCCAAAAATTTCTTTCACGCATTTGACCATGGCTGGGGGGCCATGGCCCCTGCAGTCTTCAATGTAGCTCCACCACTGATGGGAGATGACCCGCATTCAGCTCTTGAAGAGTTTCATATGACACCAGCTCGATGAACGGTCCACTGCAGAGATGTAAACCCATTTCACGGCACGGCCACAGTCTGACTCAAGCACCCCTGGGCACTTGGTCACCAACACCAAAGCACGGAGACCTTAGAGGCACAAAAATATTCCTGCTTCCTTCTGGCCTGCTAATAGGAGAACCTTCCCCTAATGATATCGAATGATGATCCTGATTCAATGATTCCTGCCTGTCCAGAGCTAGCCTCCCAGCCGGCATCAACATAGCTTTAGCCCAAGCCCTCATTCATCACCTTAGCGTTGGGAAACATACAGACCTTTCCCTTGGCATCTATGACTGGAACTTCATAGCAGAAGCTGCTAGGGGGTTAAGAAAATTGTCGAGGAAAGGAACTGAGGCTGGCATGGAGACCTATGTGACCCCCAAACAATCACTCATGCACGAATCAGAGAGAAAATAGGTTGATAAACTGTTCTTATTGCTTGGTTGAGATACATACATATGTTGTCCCTTGTATCTTGTATGGGAGGACTTACCTGACCCCCATGTAATAACCCAATGGATAGGCATATGGATTCGATCTCTATCTCTAGTCTCATCTCTTCCTATCTTAATAACCCTCCTTATTTAAATATATATACAGAATTTGTTTGAATATTAGCTAATCTTATATCCGTGCACATAACAGCCCAATAAGTGAGATGCGCTGCTTGAAAAGTATATGTGATATTGTGGTTTCTCTATACAACAACAACAAAggctttagtcccaaacaagttggggtaggctagagctGAAACCCACACGATCTCGAAACCAACTCATGGTTCTGGTACGTGGATAGCTAACTTCTACGCACCCCTGTTCATGGATAGTTCTTTGGTGATATTCCAGTCcttcagatctatgtttttaaaGCGTCCCTAAGGCGACGCCTAGGTGTCGAAGCGCTCCCCCTCCGCTTTGGAAAATCGACCGCTTTGGGCGCCTAGGCGTCCAAAGCGCCCGCCTAGGCGTCGCCTAGGCGCCAAAGCGCCCCCCCTCCCTAAGGCGGTAAGGCGTCGCCTTAAAAACATAGCTTCAGATATCTCTTTATGGACTCTTCCCATGTCATCTTTGTTCTACCCCGACCTCTCTAAACATTATCAGCACTCTTTAGCTgtccgctatgcactggagcttctggaggcctgcgtttaatatgcccaaaccatctcaaacgatgttggacaagcttctcttcaatcggtgctaccccaactctatcccGTATATCTCTTGAACATGTGGTTTCTCTATGATTCTTAATATTGTTTGTCTTTGTACTTTCCTTATGATTTATCCAGTGATCCAAATAAGTGAGCGTGTACTACATTATACTCTTGCGAGATTATCATTCCCATTTGTCGGATCCATACTTGTATAAAATGTCTTCCGATTAGAAGAATGACCTTGAAGTACCACTATAGGTTTCTATCCCAAATATTCTTTACGGAGCTGGCGAATGAACATGGCAGCTATGCACTGATTGCATTACTTTTTGAGTTACATGTCTAGCATACTGTATATTTAAGCACATCTTTTCATTTACTATTATTTCCTACCGAATGCAGGCATTAAAGATGCAAGTGATAAGAAGATCTTGGTTGACATGCTGTTCTGGGCTATTGACAATCCTCCACCAGCAAATTATCTGCTTATCTCTGGTGACCGGGACTTCTCTCATGCCATTCAtaagcttaaaatgaggcgatacaATATTTTATTGGCACAACCTCCAAACGTGTCTCAAACACTTACTGCTGCAGCAAAGAGTGTTTGGCTCTGGAAAAGCCTTGTGGCTGGAGAACCACCATTAGAACAGTCACCATACATAAGCAGCACATCTTGTGGCAATAAGGATGATTTGGCTACATCAAGGAACATAGTTTCTCGTTCTTTGGATGTGACTCAAGATGCCAACCCTGAAGTGCAGAATATTTTGTGTGATCGTCAAAGCGGTTCTAACGGCATGGCAGATAAGAAATGTGAAGTTAAGCGACCTCGAGAAATGGAGACAGACAATGTGTCCAAACCAGCAAGCAAAAAGCAGCTGAAGAAGATGAGTGGGCTGGCAAATACCAGCACTAAGCAAACTGCTGTCAAGAAACCAACACAAGGGCAACTAAAAGCAGTCAAGGGGCAGGGCTTGATCTGCTATAAGTGTGGTGATGGGCACCGTGCTGCAGAGTGCACCTTTAGTGGTGACTGCCACGGTTGTGGCCGACAGGGCCACAAGGACCGAGTGTGCAAAGTGAATCCTAACAGCGTCGTCAAGTGGCAGCCGGCACATGCACAAGACTTAGTCACGCCCTCACCGGGGTCTGTCTCCCGGCAGGCAGCCCCTCATGTGCCTTCTCCACCTCCAGCTTCCCCCGTCGCGGCTGCGTCACCACAGACAACTGCTGAAACTCCTTCTGGTCCAACTTCGACACCACCACGGGAGTGCTTCTTGCAGGAGACTCCTGCCGTGTCAACCCCACCTCCGGCTTCTGCGGCTCCTGTACCGCCACATACTGGTGTTAGCGATTTTTCTGCCCCAGCTCACTCTGGAGTCTATGCCATGCCGACAGCTGTGTCAATGGGTAAACCAGACGTGGTGACGCAGCAGACATCTTCAGCCCCTCATCCTCCTACGGCGGTTCTAGCTCACCGGCCAATGGCAGGACCAGGACAGTATCATCAAGTGGGTGCTTCTCGGCCGTTTCCAGCTTGGACACCACCACCATGGTGCTTCTTGCAGGCGCCTCCTGCTGTGCTGAGTCCACCTCCGGCTCCTGTGCCGCCACATACCGGTGATGGAAAATTTTCTGCCCCAGCTCACTCTGGAGTCTACACCATGTCAACAGCTGTGTCATTGGGTAAACCAGATGTGATGACGCAACGGGCATCTTCAGCCCCTCATCCTCCTACGGCAGTTCTAGCAGCTCACCGATCAGTCACAGGACAGTATAATCAAGTGGGTGCTTCTCAGCTGCAACCTGCATCTTCAGCCCCTCGTCCTCCTACGGCAGTTCTAGCTCACCAATCAGCCGCAGGACAGTATCATCAAGTGGGTGCTTCTCAGCTGCATCTGGCATCTTCAGCCCCTCATCCTCCTACGGCGGTTCTAGCTCACCAACCAGTCGCAGGACAGTATCATCAAGTGGGTGCTTCTCAGCTGCATCCAGCTTGGACTTTTCCTCCGGGCTACTTCTGGCAGGCAATGCAGCTTCTCCTGCAGCAGCGCCGCTCGTGACTTCCGTGCCGCCCTGGCGTTGCAGCTTGTCCTGCACCAGCTCACTCCAGAGTCTACCCCATGCCCTTCCCCTTTGGCAGGCCATGCTGACAAAGTGACAAGTATACTCCTATTGGATTCTTTGTATGCCCTTCCCTTCAACCGcctgagaggaggaagagaggaaggaGGGCTATGATGAAGAAGAGGTGGAGGAGGTTTTCACTAGCTTTATAGTAGGTATTTCTTTGCCTAACTCAAGTTACTGTTTGAAAATGTTGTCCTCCAGAGGATTTCTTTGATTATGTTTAAGTTATTAAATTGTCACTTGAGCACCAACATAATCAATTGTGCAATTTAGATTTAAAATCTGGACCCAACATGAAAGTTCTAGAGTATTTTCCATAGATGCTTAAAGTGCCATCATTTACTATGTTTTAACCCGTGCTGAAATTTGGATGGGTTACCAAAGTTGGCTAATCATTATGATCAACCAAAATAGTCGCTTGAGGCATAACTCGGGGTTTCAAAGCATGACTCCATGGTAAAtgcatattgttgcatatgcatTCAAGGTTGGAGACCTTGGTTATGAACATAATAAATTGTCACTTGAGCACCAACATAATAAATTATACAATTTAGATTTAAAATCTGGATCCAACATGAAAGTTCTAGAGTATTTTCTGTAGATGCTTAAAGTGTCATCATTTGCTATGTTTCAACTTCTGCTGAAATTTCTATGGGTTAGCAAAGTTGGCTAATCATTATGATCAGCCAAAATAGTCGCTTAGGTTTAACTCAGGGTTCCAAAGCACGGTCTCCATGATAAATCCCAAATAGAGTTTTATGGTCACTTGGTCACCCACCTCATGACATGTTTTCTAGAATTTCAATGCTCTTAGTTGAATTCTACCTTGGAGGGGCTGAGGCGGATTGTTGGCAATGGTTGGACAGGAGCGTTAGAGGCAAGTTGGGTTGGAGCTGCGACAGCTGCACCTTGCACTCTGGTTGAGGCAGGTACATGCATATTGGTAGTCAATGGATGCACGTCACCATTGATACCATTGGATGTTTGTGTATGTTGCGCTCCTTGTTCTTATCGTATATGTTGCTCATGACTCTTGAGAAGGTTTTTTTTTGTCGAATATGGCTACTGAATCATTCTTATTATGCTCGAAATTCTTGCTCGTGTTTATGGAATATGTTGGAGCTCCTACAGCTGCACCTTGCACTCTGGTTGAGGCAGGTACATGCATATTGGTAGTCAATGGATGCACATCACCATTGATACCATTGGATGTTTGTGTATGTTGCGCTCCTTGTTCTTATCGTATATGTTGCTCATGACTCTTGAGAAGGTTTTTTTTGGGTCGAATTGGCTACTGAATCATTCTTATCATGCTCGTGTTTATGGAATATGTTGGAGCTGCTACAGCTGCACCTTGCACTCTGGTTGAGGCAGGTACATGCATATTGGTAGTCAATG contains:
- the LOC125536064 gene encoding WW domain-binding protein 11-like isoform X1; translation: MGEYAAVKTSVWWDIENCAVPRSCDPQLIVQNMSSALATAGYRGPISVSAYGDTHQIAHNVQHALSSTGVSLHHVPAGIKDASDKKILVDMLFWAIDNPPPANYLLISGDRDFSHAIHKLKMRRYNILLAQPPNVSQTLTAAAKSVWLWKSLVAGEPPLEQSPYISSTSCGNKDDLATSRNIVSRSLDVTQDANPEVQNILCDRQSGSNGMADKKCEVKRPREMETDNVSKPASKKQLKKMSGLANTSTKQTAVKKPTQGQLKAVKGQGLICYKCGDGHRAAECTFSGDCHGCGRQGHKDRVCKVNPNSVVKWQPAHAQDLVTPSPGSVSRQAAPHVPSPPPASPVAAASPQTTAETPSGPTSTPPRECFLQETPAVSTPPPASAAPVPPHTGVSDFSAPAHSGVYAMPTAVSMGKPDVVTQQTSSAPHPPTAVLAHRPMAGPGQYHQVGASRPFPAWTPPPWCFLQAPPAVLSPPPAPVPPHTGDGKFSAPAHSGVYTMSTAVSLGKPDVMTQRASSAPHPPTAVLAAHRSVTGQYNQVGASQLQPASSAPRPPTAVLAHQSAAGQYHQVGASQLHLASSAPHPPTAVLAHQPVAGQYHQVGASQLHPAWTFPPGYFWQAMQLLLQQRRS
- the LOC125536064 gene encoding formin-like protein 20 isoform X2, encoding MCVFPTHQPLFVSPINRWKKRGQKYIQGIKDASDKKILVDMLFWAIDNPPPANYLLISGDRDFSHAIHKLKMRRYNILLAQPPNVSQTLTAAAKSVWLWKSLVAGEPPLEQSPYISSTSCGNKDDLATSRNIVSRSLDVTQDANPEVQNILCDRQSGSNGMADKKCEVKRPREMETDNVSKPASKKQLKKMSGLANTSTKQTAVKKPTQGQLKAVKGQGLICYKCGDGHRAAECTFSGDCHGCGRQGHKDRVCKVNPNSVVKWQPAHAQDLVTPSPGSVSRQAAPHVPSPPPASPVAAASPQTTAETPSGPTSTPPRECFLQETPAVSTPPPASAAPVPPHTGVSDFSAPAHSGVYAMPTAVSMGKPDVVTQQTSSAPHPPTAVLAHRPMAGPGQYHQVGASRPFPAWTPPPWCFLQAPPAVLSPPPAPVPPHTGDGKFSAPAHSGVYTMSTAVSLGKPDVMTQRASSAPHPPTAVLAAHRSVTGQYNQVGASQLQPASSAPRPPTAVLAHQSAAGQYHQVGASQLHLASSAPHPPTAVLAHQPVAGQYHQVGASQLHPAWTFPPGYFWQAMQLLLQQRRS
- the LOC125536064 gene encoding branchpoint-bridging protein-like isoform X3, which translates into the protein MLRSKHTGIKDASDKKILVDMLFWAIDNPPPANYLLISGDRDFSHAIHKLKMRRYNILLAQPPNVSQTLTAAAKSVWLWKSLVAGEPPLEQSPYISSTSCGNKDDLATSRNIVSRSLDVTQDANPEVQNILCDRQSGSNGMADKKCEVKRPREMETDNVSKPASKKQLKKMSGLANTSTKQTAVKKPTQGQLKAVKGQGLICYKCGDGHRAAECTFSGDCHGCGRQGHKDRVCKVNPNSVVKWQPAHAQDLVTPSPGSVSRQAAPHVPSPPPASPVAAASPQTTAETPSGPTSTPPRECFLQETPAVSTPPPASAAPVPPHTGVSDFSAPAHSGVYAMPTAVSMGKPDVVTQQTSSAPHPPTAVLAHRPMAGPGQYHQVGASRPFPAWTPPPWCFLQAPPAVLSPPPAPVPPHTGDGKFSAPAHSGVYTMSTAVSLGKPDVMTQRASSAPHPPTAVLAAHRSVTGQYNQVGASQLQPASSAPRPPTAVLAHQSAAGQYHQVGASQLHLASSAPHPPTAVLAHQPVAGQYHQVGASQLHPAWTFPPGYFWQAMQLLLQQRRS